acatttaGGTACTGCATATTCACCTACCCAAGTAATTCACGAAAAAGAAACACTAGCTAAGAATAACATCCGAGGGGATTAGCGAACGATGTCCGTTATCTCTGCCCTGCGGCTGACCGATAGCTACCTAGTGTTTGTGTACAGTCGTGAATGGAAGTGAATAGTGAAATATATAggagaaaaatattaaaatgttgagTAAATGCTGTTGTCATAAGGTATATgagttttttgtaattaaaagaTAACTCAGGTGACACTTTCGATACACACGTGTTGATATACGGTTTAGTTATCAAAAAGTTACTAAGGAACATTAAACgataaaaaacattataaaaagcTACTAGATGGCTCTAGCTAGAGCATTACACAcgacatttttttctattaaacaTTTCTTGATCTCTtgtatactatataatattattatgtacctatatatctATGGAGTAcggtatctatacatataataaatctgtagaagggtcaattctgtacattgaaaatattgaaaaaataaatagcagggggtgttactggatcgataccaaacccaaatatgtgattaaaaaaatttttgtctgtctgtctgtctgtctgtctgtctgtctgtctgtctgtatgtgaaggcatcacgtgaaaactagcggttcgatttcgatgaaacttggtataattataccttattatcctgggcgtaaaataggatactttttatcctggaaaaatacgtagaaaaaaaataatcttaatttttcagttttatccatagacgttgttccgtagaaccgcgaacacacgttgcgtattattataggcctagccgtatttgggaattgggtccaatagatatttataagattttattgtcagaggtactcaaaatggataaataaaccatccacgcgaagaccgacatccgcgcggacggagtcgcgggcggatgCTAGTACTAAATATGTTTAGGTatgctatttttatataaactgtaaaattttaaaattttaataaaaaaaaaagctatatctattgaaactatattatattatggtttataaataaattcgcTACTGGTTTAAACTAATAAATCTTAGTTACACAATTGTTGTAATGAACCCGAGAATATTGCACGTatcaaaatgaaaacaaaaaaatacctaataagcttcaaaaatcttaataaaaggtATTTACTTTCATTTTGTACACGACTGTACCCATCCGTCCCCTTGACCGGTGATAAGCACTTACCGGCTTTTCCTCTCCACTGTACCTACTTTACTTTCACTTACCGGTACATTTGGTCAGTCGTAGGATAAACAAGATTTATATTTAGGCACAGTacatctttatttatatttatggtctttacatatacatagtataaataaaGTCGCATTCTCTGTCCCTACATCCTTATGTATGttgaaatctttaaaactcCGCAACAGATATTATGATGaagcggtttttttaatagatagagtgattctcgaggaaggttttagtacttaatttattaggcttcagacaaagcgggcgaagccgcgggcggaaagctagtttatttattgaataggAATACAATTTCTACATGacaactacatttttttcagattattattagtttaataaacaattaatttacttatatcataaatttatattttcgagGAAACAGCTTCGCAGGCACAGCTTGTATAAGTATAAATGATTGCATGCTAAGTTATTGTTAAGATTTTcttacattttacataataacttAACCTGAATATGAAAAACTTACTTTTGCTCTGGtagttttgaaaataaatcgtaatatataatatcatattcatAGCACGAAGTTAACGCGTAAAGGGTGCACTCTTATGTTATACGGGGTGTTCACAACGtgaatcctatcctatcctactaatattataaatgcgacaGTTTCTGaggatgtatgtgtgtgtttattactctttcacgcaaatactactggaccgataactatttatattagataaaattttaataatataaagcatcaattcagatttaataatattctaaaCATACAGTGTATTatttcacataataatatagggTTTTAATATACACAAGCCGGGTCTTGCGAgcaatatgaaaataaaaagttaaacctcagctaataatataatactttatatatCATTGCGTTTGTTCAAAGTAACCTTCATTCATAAGAACTCAGttttatctaaaataattCGAAGAAACTAGTTACAGAACACCCTGTAACTTGATACCTCCATAATAAAGTGAGTTTTGACTTTTATGGGCGTTACGTGAGGAAGTGAGGTGAGCCGGTTTGATTCTCACGCTGTACACATTTATTATACGATTTGCggagtttattttattattttcgtgttttatataagtttttttgtatgaataaaaatgttgttttggGGGGGTTTTATGCATGTGtcaatttatgtatttatttttttattagctgTACTCCGCAGCttcacccgcattgttccgctcctgttggtcttagcgtgatgatatgccTTATAACCTtattcgataaatgggctatctaacatcgaaagaatttttcaaatcggaccagtagttcctgagattagcgtgtttcaacaaactcttcagctttagaCTATTAGTATAGGTTTGGGgagcttattttattattttcgtcttttatgtagttttttttgtatgaatataCCTACATGGTGTTCATCAATTTCTATTTTTGCTTATGTAcaaagttttatcaaaatcagttcagaGAAAgagaaaagtataaataatgtgCATCTAATTAGGGAAACTGTCACGGTTATAATAGTTAGatcagtaaataattttacttgttcaaacaaaaagtaaataggtatttatcaCAGGTCAGCTTGCTCCATCTTAGTCCACGCTTGTCGCTTTTCAGGCGAACCGATGGTCGAATGCTTGCCTATAATCATGatgaaaaaaatagaaaattttaataaaacactgTCGCTATaagttttttgaagtgaaacttctttatcggggttggaaaaaaatttagtgtaacattttttcgttacgcgtgacatttttccgttacgcgccatctttttcttatccctaccacgcgtgattcgacgaataaatattacataaattacgtatttctgtaaagttgcatatagtaaattattttttgaaaaataaggtcataatgaagcttcacttcttacgtgtgtacactagtacacgcacacatttttttatgtaaacctGTATTAAAATCTGAAAAACAAACTGATATGAGAAACAATAAACTTTTGTACCTACTTTCCTTTAGAAACCCTTATAGCTTGTTATCATGCGAACACTTTGCaccaataatattacataaactCCCGTCGAATGTAATATGCATCGAAATATAACCTATTATTTAGATTCGGTGAAAAAACCTTGTTTTTCGTACCATAAATCTGTCCGTAGCAAATCTCGTAGCACGTCGTAGCACCACAgtaatataacttaaaaataaacatacaatatacatacactCGAAATATACAACTCTCCTTCTTTCGCATacgaataaacaaaaaaagagaGTGTGTCGAGCACATGCgtcaggagtgaaacttctttagcaagattcaaTGATATCAATAGTCGCATTTCTCCAtaacgttacggtattgccgtGACCCGACCTTGAAGacacgcctaaagaagtttcaattcAAAAATGAATAGTATATAGTAAATGTTATATAAAGCTAAGAAGCCTATCCCACCCTTATTTATAGcactatttaatttatccgGTTTATCTGAAGGCTTAAGACGCGCCGTAAATTCGTCACACTAAGGCTCTGGTCACATAAATCGCTCAAGAAAACTTTAACAagtgtaaaatatgtatataatatgctagtttgttaaagtaatattataaagagaaaacTACATTATATAAAAGCGATGCAATATGTTGATTGTGTGTGTTAAATGTTTACATCGTATTTTACTATTAACATTTATTCTTATCAAGGTACGTGATATCTaagtgataataaaataacattggtCAATTAtcagataaaacaataaatggtTCTAATTTACActgttaataaattttagatttttaactCCCGAGCGAATAGCTGCTTCTACGAAAGTACTACGCTTTAGCTACAAGCATTTGTATTTAAGTGTATGACGTCATAGTTATTCGTAAACAACTTTGCCTTATCGAGTACTACAAGTAATTATAGTACTACGGCGTAGAATGTAAGTTACTACGACGTagcaagtaataaataataatattatacttgtGAAACTAAGTACATactattaaattgttatttccATGTTCGTAGTTTTTGTTAAATGGTTTTTTTTTGCCTAGCTTTCCTAATGAAATTGAGTTATCAGTAGTGTAAAtgactttttaaaacttttttttatccctaccacgcgtgatttgaCGAACtactgtaaagttgcatataataaattattttttgaaaaataaggtcataaagaagtttcacttcttacgtgtgcacactagtacacgcacaaactcaaactcaaactcaaacattcatttattcaataagactactatttagtagcactttcgaatcgtcattacataattatttttaacatttaccacacatttttttatccattctattcaatacatattaaaatactcTAAAATCAAAGACAATAAAACACTATAAGTCCTCATATCTCCCTTGAAActctatgaataaaataacaattgtgCGTCTATGAATACATTTCTAAAACGTTCcttttgaattgtaaaacgggtcatttctatttcattttattgcaAGCTTATCCTACTTGTATTATATCGTTTTTATGAATGTTTGTTACCCTGTTACGCTGGAAAAACTGAACGGATTGGGATAAAATAGCCTATCGGATAGGTATCCTAATAGTCTTGTCTATCtctatttaataatagaagTAGAGActtatgtacttaataatattataaacgagTCGAACAAGTATGGAATCAAAAACTTCAGCAAGTAGTGTCTGTTATGCTTTAACGCGAAAACTACTCAcccaattttaatgaaattcgAAATGGAAATAGATTGGACCTTGATAAAGAACAAGTACTACTTTTACAAACGAAAAAGGTGATGGAAATATGTGTGGCTGTTAATTTGGTTTGTTGTTAAGCTTGGCTGTTAAGTGTACGAAGCCGAACCgggggcggaaagctagtaattattaataactagctacgcttcgcggtttcacccgcgtggctccgttaatcatataatataagcctatagccttcctcgataaatgggctaaccaacactgaaataatttttcaattcggactagtagttcctgagattagcgcgttcaaagaaacaaactcttcagctttattatattagtatagatatagaagcgtttgaccacaatctcgcctgatggaaagctaagatgtggcctaagatggtacgcgcttccctagtaggtaccggttcactctacgcttaaATGTGTACAGTTACACCTTTATTTTATGATCGTACTAgcgtaatattaaaatagaccGGGATATCTACTATTGtctattacaattaatataaggAAAggaatgatatattatgtatttattgtacaataacgtaaataaataatagcattATTTTATGAAGAGCTTGTTATGTAGAGcgaagaatattttatttgtaagataAAGTAAGATATAGCgtgcttaatattttttttaattaatttttacttttaagttttaaaagcaCTACAACTAAATAAATCCACATACCTTATCTTGCTTCACATGTGGTTTTAACATATACGGCAACCCTGGTACCGGGTTGAAAATCGAGGGCATCATAGCTGGTGCAAAAATCACTTTCACAGCTTGATTCTGACAAGTGCACTTATGTTCAGTCACACTTTGACAACAACAGTGGTGACACTTCGGCTGACAACTCTGACAGGTCTGATTCTGACAGTGACTAGAATTCGAATTCTGACTGTGACTAGAATTCTGCGCGTCTATTCCGTGTGGTACGTTTTCGCAATTCGAATTTTGAATAGaactttctttatttatattctgaCAGTTTCTATTCTGATGATTCTGACAGTTCTGAGATTCTGATGTTTGTATTGACGTTGTTTTCATTTCACCGTCATTTACTTCGTTTGAAACCTCCTTGTTGTAGAGCCTGGGTTTCTTAAAATCTTTCGGCAGTTCTAATAATGGTGTCTTTCTCTTTAAATCACTAGGTGTTTCCAAAAGGTATTTGTTCTGTTTTTCTAGGCTATTTCTAGGCTCAAATGGATGTACTAGTAGCGTCTTTGTTTGCTTGCCTATTTTTTGACCCCCGTGGGGGTCAGGGGTTGCTTTAGAATCCAATTTGATTGATTTATTCCAccttctttaaaatataaaattctttgtattatatttaaaatccaTGAACGATTTCGTTCAGAAACACAATCTATTAACGTTCACAAATTGTATAATACACTAAGTTATTCACATAAATAACACTATAAACTATGTCAATAAGTCACAAATCAAACGACCTTCACCCACACGTGTTATTGTTGACAAACAAACATAGTAAACAAAGCGAAAACAATCCTAAATACAAAGAGCATCTTTGTATTACACTGCCAAACAATCGAATACTGTATTCCGAATTAAAAAATCGTTTTACTGGCTGATTTTTTGAAGAatagaatgtatttttttttaattattttatgggaACAGACGCACGTCTTCTCTCCTTGAGATCTAGAGCTCTACTGAATAAACCGTAGTGGGATAGGGTAGGCGTGGCTTATGGAGTGTGGGATACGCCCACTGCATTATAAATGATCGTCTAATATCTAGTCTAGACTTGCCAAGATGGCTGACTGtgtcaaaaattaaataggtataaaattTAGTGTATGTAACTCTTTTAACGTTGTGTTTTACAGGCTTCATATCACAAAGCGTTTGAGATTGTGCTCTACTTTCAACACATTAAGACTAAGCAATTATCTGACCTAAAAATTACTATTGCTGTAAAAGTCGGGCTTTACTGTGAGCAATCTCTATCAGACAAACTTTAATGCTAGAGAAagtgatgaaaatttaataaaattgagttAAGCATTCTTGAagacataaaaatacaataaaaatattgtttaataaattcaatctAAGTATATTAGAACAGAATATGGAGAGGCATGAATACATTTCGATAAACTATCGTCAttctcatattttattaacctaGGTCCTaggattatttaattattttggtatCTATAAGCGAAAGTTGAAGAAAAAGTATTGTTGTGAGTGTTtacaataaagaaatataatcgTATACCTttcctaattaaaaaaaagttttcattgTAACTTGACTCTATCAATCTCAAAACtacattttatatagttatttttttaaagaaaatagtctaatgattttctttacatagagtacttttaataattcgtttcatttttatatatctatataaaattacttctTTATGACATTAATCTGATCTTGACTGAACTGACTTGAACTTGATCTGACAgtgaatgtaaaaaaaattacaatcttCTATCcaaaatgtaacttttcaacCTAAACTTTACTTTCactattttactaaaataaacgaaataaaaggACTTTTCAAATATcaatatctttatattatgattttttattaaatcgtttattgtttttatacacTTGGTTTATCCAAAAATATCTAACAATATGTAATTTGACCTtcctattattttaattacctccctattatttattaatattgggTAAACTGTAATGGTAGGAAtggttttgtataaataaataaatgtatattattgtagAAATATGTTCAGCAGTTCGGAAGATTTGCTAACTTGCAGTTGAACCACGCAACTTAATTGCTGCTCTGTAAGgatgcatttacatcaaacggacatagagctagagctgAAGCATTCTtacgtgatcttttagtgtaaacgaaaactcgtattcagtgttgttcagtataagaacattgcatagaatcttttcgaacgcactgaACACCGAaggaatgctctacgcctgtttacactaaaaggatttgacatagtggggttagaatgagtaTTGCACCGTAATATTAAATAGCCTACAGATTTGTTGCATAAACAGACTATTAAATTTCATTAGCAAAATAATTGTTCCACTTGAACCAGCTTTATCCAATAGTATTGGCTCGATCTGAAAAACATTCTAACCTTCAACTTTATAGTACAAAGATAAAAACATTTACACGCAAAAAACACTTACCTTAAAAAGATGGCAAAAAATTTACGATTGAACACCGCCTCCAAACTAAAACAAACTTATTTGATTTCTCGTAActcataacatttatttattcactcatcttaatcttaatatatattatataggcgaaagtttgtaagtatggatgtatggatgtttgttactctttcacgtaaaaactactgaaccgataacaatgaaatttagcacacatatagagggtaacttggattaacacataggatagtttttatcccggaaatcccacgggaacgggaactatacgggttttcctttgcaaacgcgggcgaagccgcgggcggaaatctagtaatataataatttcactGCTTTTGAGTCACCATATACTCGTAACCTAACGAttaactaaaacatttatttagtcaacattcatttcaattagaaaataatacttaattaaataaatgcttCCCTTTTGAGTCATCAATTCATCATAGGtatacagaaaaataaattatttaccataatataaagaaaagtaATAACCTGGTTCggatattttctattttctacAGAGCCTCTTTTAAacaagtcggttaataaatcAAACTCACCTTCATGTCTCCGAGACGAATAAAACAATGAATTCGTTAGCGCTGTTGGTTTTACAGTATCGCGCTTGAATAGTAATCGAGTTTTTTGGATTTTTCCTtatcaatttgtaaggaaatTATAGGTTctttgttttaactttttatgtaatttgtaGGAGCTTTTTCGTTGTATAATTGTGAGATTGTCTGAGAATAAAAGTTGAATATAGTGTAGTAGTGTTTCGCAACTTTAATTAGCCGATTAATTAAAATCCTAGGCTCTTCATTAAACGTTGTTGAACTAACGTCTTACGGCCTCAAGGATTTACatataatcatttaaaattcaaacgtattgtgttaaaaaaaaaaagattgagTAAGGTAGGTAGgttaattttcatttgaaatcGATTCAGCTGTATTTGAGATACATCGTAACAAACGAATAAAAATTACTCGTTTACtttcagataatattataccttaCATGTTTAAGTTTTCTCTCCTGAACCATCCTCGTAAttcaacaaatataaaaatcaaaattggttcagccgttcttgagttatgcgcttaccaaaacattttgcgattcatttttatatataactagcggtccgccccggcttcgcccgtggtatatatttcgcaaaaaaggtagcctatgttctttctcagggtctaaagattgtttgtgccaaatttcatcaaaattggttGAGACTTGAGAGGTTTATGcttgaaaaccatacataattacaaactttttctctttataatattagtatagatagatttTCTAACAGCTTCCTGATATGTTAACAGGAAGCTGTTAAATCGCTTTTCACATACAAACGCGTCAGACAAATTCTACCTTACAAGTACAGGTAACATCTTAACCCTAACGTGCCCTAACCCTCTCGGTCATTTACTTTTACGAGAGGGTACGTCCGAATCGCAGGGTTAAATAGAGATTAAACTGCAAATTAATGTACTGTATTACTGTATTAGAAGGGTTTTGGATTAACAGTGCTAATTTTGGAGTACCTAATACAAACTTATTGTGTTATTTTGACCTGTAGGGGgatcttttttatagaatggCATAGGTTGTAGTCTTTTTCGCGTCGATGAGGAATGGAAATAGGAATGATTTAGTAGGTactgaaaatttattaaagacAAGAGCGAATAACCAAAAACGTAAGGGTAAGTCGTCCTCATGTAACTATTTTTACCGATCTTTCCACGAAGGAAGGAATTTCTCTATATTAAAagcgtatttttttaagtgtGTTCATTTCATGTATCGCAttgataagtaggtacatactgaAGCAGCAAATACGATCATAATTTGACCGTCTCTATACCGCCTCTACCCGAGCCTTCACGACTTTCAGCCTTCACGACGCACGACGCACGTACCTATAATAGCGATGTGCTACAGGAACATGATGCATTCGAAACTATTTATGagtagcttccgcccgcgactccgtccgcgcggatgtcggtcttcgcgtggatggttatttctccattttgagtacctctgtcaataacatcttataaatatctattggacccaattcccaaatacggctaggcctataataatacgcaacgtgtgttcgcggttctacggaacaaagtctatggataaaactgaaaaattaagattaatttttttctacgtatttttccaggataaaaagtatcctattttacgcccaggataataaggtataattataccaagtttcatcgaaatcgaaccgatagttttcacgtgatgccttcacatacagacagacagacagacagacagacagacagacagacagacagacagacaaaaatttttttaatcacatatttgggtttggtatacATACATAGGAGAGATTGAGATTTGGTACACATATTTAGGAGAGAGGGCGCCACTTTGACAGCGTAAACATTGGCTCCGTAAAcaaagtataatttaattaattaaaagtgaTTAATAAAGCGAAAGCACAGTGTATTAGTGTaaaaaactttgaaattcaGTGCtacaaataaaagtttaaacgctattacctgtataaacacgaaaaaagtgataaaaaataacaataacaacaaaggatatttttttggtgctataataatattgtgctGATTTAAACTTTTTGTGATCGACGCGATTGTCCCCTACATTGAAAAAACGGCTGATCGTATGAGAACCAAGTTCAAATAGAaagttataaaactaataaccTACAAATAAATTGCTTAGTCATAGTACCTACGTAAGCgaacaattattatcatacaaaacAACAAGC
The Colias croceus chromosome 30, ilColCroc2.1 genome window above contains:
- the LOC123704510 gene encoding uncharacterized protein LOC123704510 encodes the protein MKIKFKWNKSIKLDSKATPDPHGGQKIGKQTKTLLVHPFEPRNSLEKQNKYLLETPSDLKRKTPLLELPKDFKKPRLYNKEVSNEVNDGEMKTTSIQTSESQNCQNHQNRNCQNINKESSIQNSNCENVPHGIDAQNSSHSQNSNSSHCQNQTCQSCQPKCHHCCCQSVTEHKCTCQNQAVKVIFAPAMMPSIFNPVPGLPYMLKPHVKQDKLSSSAAAMASSPPCITSKARNPKRRARH